Within Nitrospirota bacterium, the genomic segment TCACCGGGAGCGGCCGGGTGCTCATCAGCTGCTCGAGGAAGGCGAGCCCGTCCATGCGCGGCATCTCGACATCGAGGGTCAGGACATCGGGCTCGAGGTTCTGGATTTTGGACAGGGCGAAGATCGGGTCCTGCGCGGTGCCGACCACCTCGATGTCGCCGGTCTGGTTGAGTATCTCGGTGAGCAGGTGGCGCACGACGGCTGAATCGTCTATGACGAGCACGCGTATCTTCTTCCTTGTCATCATCCCTGTGCCTCGAAGCTCCTCCCCAGGCGTCCCCCCGGCCCCTCGTGACAGAGCAGGAGACCGGACGCTGCTTCGTCAGTTCTTGCGGTAGACCGTTATGAAGACCGGAACGAACTGCTCCTTATCGAACATCGTCTCGGAGTGGCCCAGGAAGAGATGCCCCTCGTCTGCGAGGTGGACATGAAACTTCGACAGTACATGCCGCTTCATCCCGTCGTCGAAGTAGATCATGACGTTCCTGCAGAAGATGATGTCGAAAGGATGTTTGAACGGGTAGGCCCCCTCTTTGAGGTTCAGCCGCCTGAACCGGATCATCTCCCGCAGGAAATCCTTGGCCCTGATCCGGCCCGCGTGTTCACCCGTTCCCCTAAGGAAGTAGCGCTCCACGACTTCCCGGGGGATGTCGTCGGGAATCTGTTCGCGCTCGTAAATCCCCGCCTGGGCGGTCTCGAGCACCCTGGTCGAGATATCGGTCGCGAGTATCCTGATGTCCCGAGAGCGGCTCTCGACGCCGCTCTCGTGAAGGGCCTCGTGTACCGTAACAGCAACGGAATAGGGTTCTTCCCCCGTCGAGCAGCCGGCGCTCCATATCCTGACGGTCTTCCGGCCGAGCAGGTCGGGGAGAATGGTTTTTCTCAGGTACTCGAAATGGTACTTCTCCCGGAAGAAATTGGTCGTGTTCGTCGAGACGCTGTTGAGCATCTGGATGAGCTCGCCCTCATCACTCCTGACCCGCTCGAAATAATCACGAAAGCCGGAG encodes:
- a CDS encoding protein-glutamate O-methyltransferase CheR; its protein translation is MGALKSSDHGRPAVPVCLSEERFREGISDEEFSLFAELIYTVAGIRLTQNKKGLLVSRLSRRLKQCGCSGFRDYFERVRSDEGELIQMLNSVSTNTTNFFREKYHFEYLRKTILPDLLGRKTVRIWSAGCSTGEEPYSVAVTVHEALHESGVESRSRDIRILATDISTRVLETAQAGIYEREQIPDDIPREVVERYFLRGTGEHAGRIRAKDFLREMIRFRRLNLKEGAYPFKHPFDIIFCRNVMIYFDDGMKRHVLSKFHVHLADEGHLFLGHSETMFDKEQFVPVFITVYRKN